The Mya arenaria isolate MELC-2E11 chromosome 15, ASM2691426v1 genomic sequence gaaCCATTCCCAATGGCCAAGATCAGGTTTAACTCCTGAAATACATCCTGTAACATAcaacttatgttttatatgaaattatgCTCCATATACGGCTGATATATAGGTGACTTATAGGCCCGATGGCCCGGGTGTAAATGTGAAAGTATTTATTATGGAATGTTATTATGCTATTTACACTtgtcactataataaacaatttacttactgACTTACTAACTTacataactatttaaatatgcaatatcTTCATAACACTTAAGACATGCAGATTGTACAGTAAAAGTGTGCAAAGCTATAGAGCTTTAAAGGATTTTTGAGGGCTGTCCGTCAAAAATGAGATAATtaattgaaagttttgtttgtgATGGATAATTTTCAGGCTCTTGGACAGGCTgttctaaaatataataacagcTAAATCATGCATTTATCTTCTGGTATGCATACATGTAAAACTAAACAACAGTTATTAACAAAGCTTGGTGAAGACGTTTCTACTGTTAAAATCCAATTTTGGCTCATTAACACACCTCTATAGCagacaaaaaacatacatttgattCAATAAAAACTTTTTCTCCAAATTTCATTAAAGCCTCAGAGATCAGTTATCGAAATTAACCTAACGGATCTAATTGCCAAAATTCTTACATTTCTTCTCCATGCCTTAGCTTTAGGTATTGTAAGCTTGGCTCTTGatcaaacaaaaatttaaatataagccCAGCCTTGGCAGACAATACATCAATTACTAATTTCTGGGTTTGTGCAAAATCTGTCTACTATTTTTTTACACAgttattaattgttttacttGCTATAAATAAATTGTTCCTAAATTACCCTTGCCGTGCTGGTACAGATGAAAAGTTCGCTAAGCCCGAtggtggtgggggtgggggtgggggcaGTTCAGGGGGACCTTTCCTCTTCCCCATGGAAGAAACAGGGGGTGGTGGTGGAGGCATGTCAACTGGGGGCCCTGGCACATCCTTTTTAGATTTTGACTGTGAGGACCCGGAACTGGGTCTGGAAGTATTCTCTTGTTTTTCAGCTTTTTTTGAAGCTGGTCTGTTACTGCCTTCAGAGGCCTGCCCCTTCTTTTTGGGTAAATATTTCTTCTCCATATTATTCACActgaaagtgaaaataaaacGTTATTTACACTTAAATAACcctatataataacaaaaatgcatttaaaggcTTGTAAGCTGTCAGTAACAGATCTGTTAACAGATTCCGTTAATTTATAGGTTTGTAGTGTTACCATTGTATTAAATCtatcaaaataaatgtgaattagCTCATACCATGTAGAAATTCTTTTTCCTCTTGTGGAttaagtatatattatatatatgaatgactGATACTATTTACAATTTCGAGGATTATTAGTGTGTGTCACAAACCCATCTGTCTGGCATTTAATCTAGCCACAACatggaatattattttttccctGTAATATCACAAATTTTATGTAATTGTAAATCCTACGCCAATGaaatattaagtattatttATGCTTTCTTAAAGTCCTTTTTAAATTCACATGcagtaattaatttatttcagataCAGATggcttaatatttatataaccggccaggtcaaaatcggtccagacaaGCAAATTGTTGGTTTTAGAAGCCCTGTATAGAATAATTGTATTACCCCATCCAATAATAGTTTGATTTAAcaactgattttttaaacatgcttaaacacaataagattttttttttaaattgacattggTTTTaactaaagaaaaaaatagcCAAAAAAAGTATACATATACGCTTTCAACAACTCTCTCATAATTTTTGCAAAACCTGCTAAGAAGAAGATGCTGAAAACGCATACCTTGACACCATGCAGGACAAGTTAGGATTTGTTCTTCTGTTGCAATCAATGTCAGTCAATGAAAATAAGTTATcattaaatcaacatttcaaAGTAAAACACTGGTAGACAGGTAGGTCATTAACTAAATGCCAAGTGCCTGGATGTGTTCCAAGATgaattttcttatattttaagaTTAAGAATGCTTCAGATCTTTaggttaatattttgtttaagtctgaGTAATGCAATTTATTACTGGCTTTTATACTTTGAATTCAGTCCAATACCCTTAATCAGAAAGAAAAATACATgaatcatacatgccatatttctaaGAGgtttcccaggggattttggtctgaattccaggggattttgatattacaccaggggatttttacgcggCGAAATTTTatgcaatatctgcatttaccGGTATAATATATAAGAATTcatacagaaatacactctAATTACAATAAATTTTGGACTAAGTCAttatggtccttcatggaaatTCACACCCATAATATtatggatgctttccactgtcaactttaagcaagttttaaaaaaaggttgttttttcttaattccaggggatatggatcgGGGAAATGGCATGTATGATAAATGTATAGAGATTATATATTTTCTGCTGGTTTAGAATTATGCAAACTTTCGGCCTAATGCAAAttgataacattaaaattagAGATGCTTAACTTCAAAGAGGATATGGTAACCATCAGTCAAACAATGTTGTAAGCAATTTCAGACTCTAAAAGAGCTGGTAAGTGTGCAATTAATCTCCCCATATAAGTGAGGAAAGTGCGACATTCGTCTAGCTCAACCCAAATTCCAAGTAATAACATGACTAATTAGCATTCCTCAATTGAGCggttttgtttaatgtttgaaatatgttcaaacattaaattaattctGAGAATACAAGAACAATCTAAAATTCACATTTAATTCTATTAATTTCCAACATCATAAATTACAATACattgtgatattttatatatacagcACATACAAAGGAGCAAATAAATGACAACAAGATTAAGTTagtaacaaatgaaataataggTTAAACTTGGCTCTGGGCACTCAGGTGTTCAGGTGTCTATGCCAACCCTCTGGGTGTCTGTAGACAGACCAGTTCACCAACACCCAGATGACATTCTCAATCCACTTGTCACAGACATCACAATTGAACACTTTTATACTTCTAcaagtttatatttgtataaatttaccATGCTTGAGCAGTTACGAAAGGGAAAGGTTACAAAATGGCCATAATTCTTTCAAAGTGAGTCAACTTTCTTCAAACATGACATACCTTTTTATGGCTTACATCATTAGGATTTGCACTAATTGTTGCGGAAATGTATGGTTGTCATAAACGTGAAAGACTTTAAATGCCATTTTCCTGTCTAAAGCTTGCCTTTTTACGTGGCATAAGGAAATTAATTAGTAGTCTGTAACCTTCATGTGTATGAGTAAATATTGACAGAACTTCAGAAGAAATGTGTGTCAGATTAGGTGTCAATGGGAAATTTCACataaaaacttatacaaaacgcacaataatgaaatgaaacatatctCCCTACCAGACTCATtcaaatttgttgaaatattcacGAAAAAtcgacaacattttttttgaaaacttcCATACCAACACACAAACTTTGCAACTTTTACAAAACCATAATTTCTCAGCGCTGACATTTCTCTTTCAAAATGGCAGCGCCCATGAAAGATGATTTTCTTCGAGACAAACATGTCAAATTCTTCGTTAGATGTCTACAGGTTTTACCTGGGAGATATTCATCTTTAGATACTAGCAGGTttagtaattaattttaagGATATATCATAGGGAAATcgtaaaatgatatttttctcctaaaatttaaaacaaaagcttTTTGGTAAATATCCATTTACATATTGTACATAACGTGATTTATAAGAAAGAATCGAAAGTCGAATAAAAGAGCTAGCGATCCATCTCGTTTGATCGCACTCTGTATTTTGAGCTTTGATGTCTCATAATTATGTCTGATGAAGATTCATCACGTTCAGGTGTGTTCAGGTAGCCACACGTATAGGgaagttttttaacatttggatattcattttgttccctaaacgccacaagtccactgattcataccaatgtaaaatatactcTTCACCTGTTactccacaatatttaacacttcattgttaaataaaaacacaaaagttaaaaattatttttagccatTGAATATCTTTCTCTTATaacacttaagtgttttatgaaacgcATCATATGGGATATGGACGCATAGAgtcaccaaaacaaaaatagtcaaAGACTCTAAAGCGGCTATTTATATGGACTACATGTTCAAGCTGTTGCtctatttgtttaacaaaattctgaTAAGTCTATTATTcagttgaaattaaaaaatatcttattttcaGGATGACAATTGCATTCTTTGCCCTCTCTGGTTTGGATATGCTTGATGCTCTACGTGTGGTCGAGAAAGAGAAATCAAGCATGATAGAGTGGATCTACTCGCTACAAGTTCTACCTAACAAAGAGGGTAATTTGTtcaattgaatttattaatgtaaatGCCAGGTTCATATCATGTAACAAACCAATGACCAATCACTGTCACACATCGGATCAACTTTTAACAGCTTTGCTACGTTGCTATGCTGAAAGCAAGTTCTGTAATGTAAGAAGAAGTATAATTGTTCATGttatattaaacagttttatatattaatccCAAAATGAATACCAGTGTAGATTCAATTGAGATGTGTCTTCTATTAAGTAATACATAAAATCTAGTTTCAAATATGGTAAAACAATTTTGAGCTAGGTAAACTGCTGAAGATAATGACACTGTGGCAAGACTATACAGTATAGTTCAGTTCAAAGACTGTGCAAAACATTCAGTTTTTggataaaatgcatattaatgttaaaatgtacaattttgTTTCTTAGGTTCAAACAGTACTCTCTGTGGTTTTCGAGGATCCGCTACCCTTGGAAACCCTTTTGATGCTAAAAAGGTATGTACAAATTTGAACATGTATAGGGTTGCAaccaggttttaaaaataacttgttttaattatattgaaataaaaatactattttgaagtttttcttaaatgttaaaatgagaGCTATattgaatagaataaatatgctttaaatatgAAACTCTTCTCAACTAAAACTTGTTACGTCTAATAGTCAATGCTCTCTATGTGACATCTCTTTTCTTACAGGCAAGCGAAAAAAGCATTCCATATGATGGCAGTCACGTAGCAATGACCTACACAGCCCTAGCAACACTGCTGATACTTGGAGACGACCTAATTCGCGTGGACAGACAAGCTGTTCTAACAGCACTAAGGACGCTCCAGTTGCCAGATGGCAGGTGAGAGCATTAATCcaccaaacaattttttacaacagtttcattattatttcacTAAATGGCAGCATTTCTGatatttggaatattttttcttgtttggACAAAACTGCtgtccttaaagctgcactctcacagattgaccattttgacaacttttttttaaatttttttgtCCTAGAATGAGTCAATATTTGCGtcaatgtctgaaaaccagtgctaccagactgctgtcaaaagatcagatcacatgttgttatataaacattgaaaaatgattCCGagtaaaaaactaaaacaaatgtcagaactgtcaatctgtgagaatgcagctttaagacacTTTAGGACCTTGCAGATACTTGATGGAAGGATCATTACTGTTGTCTAGATTGCTTTAATTTAGTGAGGGTTAAATATTTCGCTAATATCGATTATTTGTGATTCCATTTTATTGTCAATTGAATATTTCTATATGCGAAAGCATTGCTGTAGATTTCTAGACCTAAATGACTAGACCTTGATATTCTTGCTGATATGTGAGATCTTAACCACCCGTctatgttaacatgtttaattataagTACCTTGTATCGTACGCTTTGGTAGTTCTTTAAACTTTCATACaaattgtctgtctgtctttagTTTCCATCCAGTGAGTGAGCCGTCTGAAAATGACATGCGTTTTGTGTACTGTGCAGCCtgtgtgtgttatattttgGATGATTGGCAAGGAATGGACAC encodes the following:
- the LOC128220347 gene encoding geranylgeranyl transferase type-1 subunit beta-like gives rise to the protein MAAPMKDDFLRDKHVKFFVRCLQVLPGRYSSLDTSRMTIAFFALSGLDMLDALRVVEKEKSSMIEWIYSLQVLPNKEGSNSTLCGFRGSATLGNPFDAKKASEKSIPYDGSHVAMTYTALATLLILGDDLIRVDRQAVLTALRTLQLPDGSFHPVSEPSENDMRFVYCAACVCYILDDWQGMDTDKASQYIVKSLSYEGGIGQGPDLEAHGGSTFCAVASLKLMDRLHNDLTDGQMNNLQRWCLFRQLSGFQGRPNKPVDTCYSFWVGATLQLLDCYKFVNCDCNRAYLMDTQQHITGGFSKWPSHNPDALHAYFGICGLSLMQEPGVLQMHAALNISQRAADRLVDIHRRWRDQS